The sequence TCGGTGTATGAAAAAGAGAAAAGGGAAGAAGTACTAACTAAAGTCAATGAATTAAAAGGGTGGATTCGTACGCAATTAGCCGGCAGAATAAGGGTCCGTTTCGTTCCGGAGCTTGAATTCTTTATCGACGATACGCTCGATTACGTAGAGAAAATAGAGACGATATTTAAGAAGATTCATGAGAGTGATAACAAGGAAAATGATTAATGATATTGTGCCGGATTTTCCGAACGGCGAAGCGGTTTTGATAGACAAACCGATTCGCAGAACTTCATTCGATATGGTTCATAGGGTTCGTAAAGCAGTGAATGTTAAAAAGGTAGGTCATGCAGGCACTCTCGATCCGCTGGCTACGGGCTTGCTGATAATATGCACAGGACGCTTTACGAAAAGAATTTCGGAATTCTCGAATTTAAATAAAGTTTATACCGGAATTATATCGCTCGGCAAGACCACGCCGTCATACGACCTCGAAACGGAATTCGACTCGTCAAGAGATATTTCCGGTATCGACGAGGAAATAATTTATAAAACAGCCTCCGGTTTTATAGGAAAATCTTTCCAGCTGCCGCCAATGTATTCGGCTGTTAAAAAAAACGGACGAGCGTTATATAAATATGCGCGCAAAGGCGTTGAAGTCGAACGCAAAGAAAGGGAAATAGAAGTTTTCAGGTTCGATATAAAGAAAATCGATTTGCCCGATATCCATTTCGAAATTGAAGTTACTCCCGGCACGTATATCCGGGTTATTGCGCATGATTTCGGACAAAAATTAGGATGCGGCGCTTATCTTAAATCCTTGAGAAGAACGGCTATCGGTACCTATTCGGTCGAAGATGCATTCGGAATCGAAGAGTTCGAAAATTTTGTAACGAATTTAGCTGATAATGAACATATATAAAGATTCATTCACGTTTGAGAAAAATAGAAAAACCGTTGTTACCGTAGGCAGTTTCGACGGTCTTCACATGGGGCATCATAAAATTTTGTCCCGCTTATTCGAGATTTCGGCGCAATGCGGTTGCGAGTCGGTTCTATTTACTTTTGAACCTCACCCGCGCCTTGTTATCTCAAAAGACTATGAGATTAAATTGCTTACGACATTAAATGAGAAGATTGAAATTCTTAGCAAAACAAAGCTCGATAATCTGGTTATACAAAAATTCAGCCGGGAATTTTCCGAAATGACTTCGGAAGAATTTATTGGCAAAATATTAGTAGAACAGCTGAACCTGTCGCATATTGTTGTGGGACACGACCATAAATTCGGCAGGGATCGAATGGGCGACGCCGATAAACTGAAGCAACTCGGAAATCAGTACGGCTTTGAAGTAACGGCGGTAGATGCAGAAAGATGCAACGGCGAAATAGTAAGCAGCACAAAAATAAGACAAGCGCTTGCCGAAGGCGATATCGACAAAGCAAATTTGTTTTTGGGAAGGAATTATTCCTTCGAAGGAATTGTTGTTAAAGGAGCCCAAAGAGGAAGAACGCTGGGATTTCCTACGGCTAACATTAAACTCGACAACAATCTTAAGGCTCTTCCCGTAAACGGAGTTTATGCCGTCAGATGCTTAATAAACGGCGATTCTTTGTTGGGAATAATGAATATCGGTTTAAGGCCTACTTTTGAAGACAAACCGGAAATTACGATTGAAGTTCATTTGATGAATAACGATTTCGGTAAATACGAAAAAAATATCTACGGCGAACGCCTGAAAGTGGAAGTAATTAAAAGAATAAGAAATGAAATCAAATTCGAAGGCGTTGACAAATTGATCGTACAGATAGAATCCGACAAAAAAAACGGCTCTCGAAATTTTGAGCAAATTTGAGGATAAATCGATAAATTAAACTTTATAATTTATTTATTTTATTGAAAATAACTAATTAATTCCGGTTGCGACTGGGATTACATTGTAAAACAAATAAAAGGAGTAGCAAGATGTCAATTTCAAACGAAAGAAAACAGGAGTTAATTAAGAAATTCGGCGCGAACGAAAAAGACAGCGGAAGAGCGGAAGTTCAAATTGCTATCTTAACAGAAAGAATCAATAATCTTACGGCGCACTTCGACCAGCATAAAAAAGACCATGCCTCGCGCAGAGGTCTAATGCAGATAGTAGGTAAAAGAAGAAGATTGCTCGATTACTTGATGAAGAAAGATATTGAAAGATATCGCGCAATAATTAAAGAGTTAAACATTAGAAAGTAGGAAAACAAAAATGGTTTTTACAAAAGAAGTTCAAATAGGCAGACATAAACTAAAATTCGAAACGGGAAAGCTAGCCAAGCAGTCGAACGGCGCGGTAATGGTGAGTTATGGAGACACGATGGTGCTCGTAACGGCGGTAGCCGGAGAAGTACGCGACGACATTGATTTTTTTCCATTGAGCGTCGAGTATCGTGAAAAATCGTTCGCTGCAGGTAAAATTCCGGGAGGCTTTATTAAACGCGAAGGTCGTCCCAGCGACAAAGAAGTTCTCAGCGCTCGATTGATCGATCGACCGATAAGACCTCTTTTCCCCGATAATTATTATAACGACACGCAATTAGCCGCATTCGTTTATTCATTCGACAATGAAAACGACCCCGATGTAATTGCTGCCTGCGGCGCTTCTGCCGCGCTGGTAATTTCGGATATTCCGTTCCTCGAACCGATTGGCGAAGTCAGAGTAGGAAGACTCAACGGTCAGTTCGTAATAAATCCTTCTCTGCAGGAAATTGAAGAAAGCGATATCGAACTGGTTGTCGCAGGAACAGAATCGTCGATTATGATGGTTGAAGGCGAAGCTAAGGAAGTTAGCGAAGAAGATATGCTCAATGCATTGAAATTCGCTCACGATGAAATTAAGAAAATAGTAGCCGCTCAAAAAGAACTCCGCGAACTTTGCGGAAAACCCAAAATGGAAGTGCCTCCGGTTGAATTGGATCAGGCTCTGGTTGACGAGGTAAATCGACTGGCATACGATAAAATGAAAACAATCGTTGCCTCGGTTCTAACCAAAGAGGAACGTTCGCAAAAGAATAAAGAGCTCGAAGAAGAAGTCGTCGAACAGCTTGCCGAAAAATTCCCCGAGCAGGAAAAAGTTATTAAAACAATCCTGCACGATATGGAAAAGGAATTGATGCGCCAGAGAATTCTGAGCGAAGGTTTACGCCTCGACGGCAGAAAAACTACCGACATCCGTCCCATTTCCATCGAGGTCGGACTTCTGCCGCGTCCTCACGGATCGGCTCTTTTTACGCGCGGCGAAACTCAGAGTTTAACCACCTTGACGCTCGGCACAAAACAGGACGAGCAAATCATCGACGGATTGATGACTGAATTCAGAAAACGCTTTATCCTTCACTATAACTTTCCTCCGTTTAGCGTTGGCGAAGTAGGCAGATATTCCGGAGTGGGCAGACGCGAAGTCGGTCACGGTAATCTGGCCGAAAGAGCTCTGAAAAACATGGTGCCCCCCGAAGAGCAGTTCCCGTATATGATCAGACTTAATTCCGATATATTGGAATCCAACGGCTCGTCTTCGATGGCTACTGTGTGCGCGGGTTCGCTGGCATTAATGGACGGCGGCGTTCCGATTAAGAAGGCTGTGGCGGGAATTGCAATGGGATTGATCAAGGAAGGCGACAATTATGCAATCCTTTCCGATATTCTGGGCAACGAAGACCACCTGGGAGATATGGACTTCAAAGTCGCCGGTACCAAAGACGGCATAACGGCTTTCCAGATGGACATAAAAATTCAGGGCATATCGTATGAAATTATGGAAAAAGCCCTCGCCCAGGCAAAGGAAGGCAGAATGCATATTCTAGAAAAAATGAACGAAGTTATTTCCGAACCCCGTCCCACTATTTCGCAATATGCGCCTACGCTCCTGACCACCAAAATTCCGACAGATAAAATCGGTACGGTTATAGGACCGGGAGGAAAAGTAATTCAGAAAATACAGAAAGATTATAATGTGGAAATAGCCATTGACGAAGACGGAACGGTTAATATATCGGGCAACGATTCTAAATTGGCAAAAGAAGCGCGCGAATATATTAAATGGATGACTGCTGACCCTGAAGTCGGCAAAAATTACGACGGCAAAGTGGTTCGTCTTGTTGACTTCGGAGCGTTCGTCGAAATATTGCCCGGCATTCAGGGATTATTGCACATTTCTCAAATTGACAACAAGAGAATCAATAAAGTAAGCGACGTATTAAAGGAAGGCGATATCGTGCGGGTAAAACTCCTGAGTATCGAAGGAAACAAATATTCGCTTTCCAGAAAAGTACTGTTAAAAGAAGAAGAAACTTCTGAAACATCGGAAGCAACCGAAGAATAATTTTACGCCGGTTAAAAAACCGGCGTTGTTTTTTTAAATAAGGAAGAGTGATTAAATGGGAATCGGTAATCTCGATCTGGAAAATCGACTGTTTTTGGCCCCAATGGCAGAGATTACCGACTCGCCGTTCAGAAGAATTGCCAGAGAGCGCGGCGCAGGATTGGTATTTACTCAAATGGTCAGCGCTCTGGGCCTCGTTGAAGGCGACTTCAATACTTTGAGATATCTTGTTTTCGACAGGGCGGAAAAACCAATTGGCGTCCAGATTTTGGGCAACGACCCTTCGATAATCGGCGAAGCGGTTAACGAAATATCACGTTACAAACCCGATCTAATCGATCTGAACTGCGGCTGCCCTGTGGACAAAGTCACCTCCTGCAATATGGGCGCTGCGCTTCTGAACGATCCCAAAAGAATCGGTAAAATTGTCGATTCGATGGCTAAAAATTCGAACGGCATACCGATCTCGGTTAAAATCCGGCTCGGTTATGACGACAGGAATATTGAAATACTCGATATTGTCAGGGCAGTCGAAAACAACGGCGCTTCGTTTATTACCGTTCATGCCAGAACGAAAAAACAAAGATACGATTCGGAGGCTAATTGGGAATGGATCCGGAAAATTATGGAATTCACAAAATTGAAAGTAATTGGCAACGGGTCTTTGTTTACTCCGCAAGACGTAAAGAAGATGATCGAAACGACGGGCTGTTATTCGGCAATGATTGCCCGGGGAGCGCTCGGCAATCCGTTTATTTTCGAAAGATTTAACAAACTCTCTGCAGAAGGCTTCGACCCCGGACATCCGGATGTGGACACGACTGCAGAAGTATTGAAAAAACATTTGAAGTTGCTTGAATATGAATACGGTCCTGTTAATGCATTGGACAAAGGAAAGAAGCAGTTACTTTGGTATTTTAGATTTTTTCCGGAATTGGAATCATTACTCAAAAATGTATTTGGCATACTTGCTTACTCGGACTTATACGAGATTGTGGACGAGCATGCATTGCTAATAAAAAAAGCGAACATTGAAAATTTTACTAACACTGAAATCGATTTTCGATTCAGAAAAAAAGTTTTATATTGGCTCGAAACAGATGAATTCGAAGCTTTAATGTAATAACAAAAAGAGTTTTTATAGATGAAAAAAGAAATTATTATCAGCACTTCGACCACTCAAAACAGAGTGGCGATTACAGAAGACGGAAACCTTGTCGATTTTTTTGTAGATCATCCCGAAAAACAGAGAATGGTCGGCAATATCTATCTCGGTAAGGTTGCCAGAGTTTTACCCGGAATTCGCGCTGCATTTATTGATATCGGATTAAAGCACGACGCTTTCCTTCATTTTTCCGATATCGGAGATAGAACCGAAGCGTTGCAGGGAATTTTTGACGACGACGACCTGGATACCGACGAAAATGATAACGGCGAAGAAAAGCCGAAACACGAAAAGAAAGAAAAGACTTTTGTGCGCCTTCATAAGGGACAAGAAATTTTAGTCCAGATTTTGAAAGAACCGGTAAAAGACAAAGGCGTGAGAGTTACGTCGTCTATTTCCATCCCGGGCAGATTTTGCGTTCTGCTTCCGATGGACGATAAAATCGGAGTTTCCAAAAAAATTACGGATATTAGGGAAAGAAAACGTCTCAGACGAATTGCCCGAGGTATTCTTCCCGACAACTGCGGACTTATAATAAGAACTGCGGCAAAAGACCAAGACGAGGAAGCTCTTTCGGCAGACTTGAAATATCTGGTCAAAATATGGAAGGATATCGAAGAAGAAGCCAAGAAGCAAAGCCCGCCCGCGCTTCTATATAAAGATTTAAGCACTACCATCAGCGTTATCCGCGATCTTTTTACTGCGGATGTGTCAAAAGTATTTGTCGATTCCAAAAAGCTCTGGAAAGAAATTAGGAATTATGTCCAGTTTGTGCAGCCTTCGTTGCTTGACAGGATAGAGCTTTATAAAGGCGAAGAACCGATATTCTCCACATTTAAAATCGACGAACAAATTAAAATACTGATGGGCAGGCGAATCCCTCTGCCGAGCGGCGGGCATATTGTTATCGAACATACCGAAGCGATGACTGTTATCGACGTTAACAGCGGCAGATACGCAGCCAAAAAAGAACAGGAACTGAATTCCCTTAAAACAGACCTCGAAGCCGCCAGAGAAATTGTGCGCCAGCTCAGATTGCGCGATATCGGCGGACTTATTGTCGTCGATTTTATCGACCTTGAAGACGAAAAAAACAGAAAGAAAATTTACGACGAGCTTAAGAAGGAATTTCGTAAAGACCGAGCCAAAACGGCTCTGTTGCCGATGACCGAATTCGGTTTGATGCAAATTACGCGCCAGCGCGTGCGCGAAAATATTGTCCAGTCGATGACCGAACCGTGTCCGTATTGTAACGGCACCGGTTTATTGACAAAAACATCGAGCGTAATTCACGAAATCGAAAAATGGCTGCAGCGATATCGTCTCGACGGGAAAAACAAATCCTTGATTCTGCAGGTACATCCGATTACGGCGGAGAAAATGCGGGAAGGCTTCATTTCACCTTTGACCAAAATTCAGTTGAAATATTTTATCAGACTTAAGATTAAAGAAGACGAAAAGATGAATCCTCAGATGTTCAAAATTTATTCCAAAAAAACCGGTGAGGATTTAACCGAAGAATTTGCTTAATTTTACGTCAATAAAATTATTCATTAAATAGAAGAGGTGGCAATGAAGTTCTTTATCGATTCTGCCAATATCGACCAAATAAAAGAAGCCGCTTCCTACGGCTTGCTAGACGGCGTTACTACTAATCCGTCGTTGGTGGCAAAAGAAGGAAGAGACTTCATCGAATTGCTCAATGAAATCGTTCAGATTGTAGACGGTCCCATCAGCGCCGAGGTGGTTTCTACCGATTATGAAGGAATACTTAAAGAAGCCCGCGAACTCGCAAAAATTCATAAAAATATTGTGGTTAAAATTCCGCTTATCAAAGAAGGAATCAAAGCCGTCAAAACTCTTTCTTCCGAAGGCATAAAAACAAA comes from Melioribacter roseus P3M-2 and encodes:
- the rbfA gene encoding 30S ribosome-binding factor RbfA — translated: MSSFRIDKVASMIKEELSLIFLHKIQDPSLSLITITSVKLSPDLKLSKVYLSVYEKEKREEVLTKVNELKGWIRTQLAGRIRVRFVPELEFFIDDTLDYVEKIETIFKKIHESDNKEND
- the truB gene encoding tRNA pseudouridine(55) synthase TruB, with amino-acid sequence MINDIVPDFPNGEAVLIDKPIRRTSFDMVHRVRKAVNVKKVGHAGTLDPLATGLLIICTGRFTKRISEFSNLNKVYTGIISLGKTTPSYDLETEFDSSRDISGIDEEIIYKTASGFIGKSFQLPPMYSAVKKNGRALYKYARKGVEVERKEREIEVFRFDIKKIDLPDIHFEIEVTPGTYIRVIAHDFGQKLGCGAYLKSLRRTAIGTYSVEDAFGIEEFENFVTNLADNEHI
- a CDS encoding bifunctional riboflavin kinase/FAD synthetase produces the protein MNIYKDSFTFEKNRKTVVTVGSFDGLHMGHHKILSRLFEISAQCGCESVLFTFEPHPRLVISKDYEIKLLTTLNEKIEILSKTKLDNLVIQKFSREFSEMTSEEFIGKILVEQLNLSHIVVGHDHKFGRDRMGDADKLKQLGNQYGFEVTAVDAERCNGEIVSSTKIRQALAEGDIDKANLFLGRNYSFEGIVVKGAQRGRTLGFPTANIKLDNNLKALPVNGVYAVRCLINGDSLLGIMNIGLRPTFEDKPEITIEVHLMNNDFGKYEKNIYGERLKVEVIKRIRNEIKFEGVDKLIVQIESDKKNGSRNFEQI
- the rpsO gene encoding 30S ribosomal protein S15, translating into MSISNERKQELIKKFGANEKDSGRAEVQIAILTERINNLTAHFDQHKKDHASRRGLMQIVGKRRRLLDYLMKKDIERYRAIIKELNIRK
- the pnp gene encoding polyribonucleotide nucleotidyltransferase, with product MVFTKEVQIGRHKLKFETGKLAKQSNGAVMVSYGDTMVLVTAVAGEVRDDIDFFPLSVEYREKSFAAGKIPGGFIKREGRPSDKEVLSARLIDRPIRPLFPDNYYNDTQLAAFVYSFDNENDPDVIAACGASAALVISDIPFLEPIGEVRVGRLNGQFVINPSLQEIEESDIELVVAGTESSIMMVEGEAKEVSEEDMLNALKFAHDEIKKIVAAQKELRELCGKPKMEVPPVELDQALVDEVNRLAYDKMKTIVASVLTKEERSQKNKELEEEVVEQLAEKFPEQEKVIKTILHDMEKELMRQRILSEGLRLDGRKTTDIRPISIEVGLLPRPHGSALFTRGETQSLTTLTLGTKQDEQIIDGLMTEFRKRFILHYNFPPFSVGEVGRYSGVGRREVGHGNLAERALKNMVPPEEQFPYMIRLNSDILESNGSSSMATVCAGSLALMDGGVPIKKAVAGIAMGLIKEGDNYAILSDILGNEDHLGDMDFKVAGTKDGITAFQMDIKIQGISYEIMEKALAQAKEGRMHILEKMNEVISEPRPTISQYAPTLLTTKIPTDKIGTVIGPGGKVIQKIQKDYNVEIAIDEDGTVNISGNDSKLAKEAREYIKWMTADPEVGKNYDGKVVRLVDFGAFVEILPGIQGLLHISQIDNKRINKVSDVLKEGDIVRVKLLSIEGNKYSLSRKVLLKEEETSETSEATEE
- the dusB gene encoding tRNA dihydrouridine synthase DusB, with product MGIGNLDLENRLFLAPMAEITDSPFRRIARERGAGLVFTQMVSALGLVEGDFNTLRYLVFDRAEKPIGVQILGNDPSIIGEAVNEISRYKPDLIDLNCGCPVDKVTSCNMGAALLNDPKRIGKIVDSMAKNSNGIPISVKIRLGYDDRNIEILDIVRAVENNGASFITVHARTKKQRYDSEANWEWIRKIMEFTKLKVIGNGSLFTPQDVKKMIETTGCYSAMIARGALGNPFIFERFNKLSAEGFDPGHPDVDTTAEVLKKHLKLLEYEYGPVNALDKGKKQLLWYFRFFPELESLLKNVFGILAYSDLYEIVDEHALLIKKANIENFTNTEIDFRFRKKVLYWLETDEFEALM
- a CDS encoding Rne/Rng family ribonuclease, yielding MKKEIIISTSTTQNRVAITEDGNLVDFFVDHPEKQRMVGNIYLGKVARVLPGIRAAFIDIGLKHDAFLHFSDIGDRTEALQGIFDDDDLDTDENDNGEEKPKHEKKEKTFVRLHKGQEILVQILKEPVKDKGVRVTSSISIPGRFCVLLPMDDKIGVSKKITDIRERKRLRRIARGILPDNCGLIIRTAAKDQDEEALSADLKYLVKIWKDIEEEAKKQSPPALLYKDLSTTISVIRDLFTADVSKVFVDSKKLWKEIRNYVQFVQPSLLDRIELYKGEEPIFSTFKIDEQIKILMGRRIPLPSGGHIVIEHTEAMTVIDVNSGRYAAKKEQELNSLKTDLEAAREIVRQLRLRDIGGLIVVDFIDLEDEKNRKKIYDELKKEFRKDRAKTALLPMTEFGLMQITRQRVRENIVQSMTEPCPYCNGTGLLTKTSSVIHEIEKWLQRYRLDGKNKSLILQVHPITAEKMREGFISPLTKIQLKYFIRLKIKEDEKMNPQMFKIYSKKTGEDLTEEFA